The genomic window TCGAGGACCCGTCTTTAATCATGTTCTGTGAAATTTGCCTTTGAAGTGCTTagctttgtctctctttctgaatGTGCCATGTCATGCTttgttctgtcttctctctctcttccctcctagCCTTGTTGGACACCTTGACGAGGAACGGCAGCTCTGCGGGGAATGGCGCGCACTGCAGACAGCGTACTACAGACAGCTCCTCGGAGAGCACCAAGGCCCGGGCTGGTGGGCAGGACCAGGAGGCCGGAGGGGGCGAGCCCAGCACCAAGGGCTTCACCAAGGACCAGGTGGAAGGAGTGCAGAGGTGATCAGGAGGCTTTTGACTTTTTTTCCACTTGATTGCTCACTCACGTAATCTGTTTGGGATTGGCTATCTGTTTGTAAAATCTCTGTTCAGCCCTCCCTGACGGCCGTATGGTACAATCCTCTGTCCCACTTCTCATGTGTGCAGCAGGCAggcctgtgtgtgtagttgttgcTTCACTCTGGTGCATTCTCATGTGGCGATTAGGGCGGGAGAGCCACTTTCAGCCTGGTTGGTGTTGTTGACCCTGAGTTTTTGTTATCAATGTGAATTTGGGAGACTGACACTTTTGGGTGTTCTTTTTTGTTTGGCTACCTGTTAAGATGAGGAAATGGAGGATTGTAAAATTCCCTTACTCACCTGAATTTCCTGTTGTGTGTGTAAAATAGATCATaagttacatttttttaatgaacCTGATGGTGGTTCTTCCTACAACAGGAAATTGATAAGGATCTGTCACACATCACGTGAGCTCTCACACAAATCAGATGTATTTTAGATGAAACTGGACGTATATACTTCGCACCAAAATAATTAACCTATGTACTCCGTGTCATTCTGTCTCAATCGAGGGACCATTAGTCAGTGCTTTATGCTTGACATTCTGACAGTAACCGGTCCTTCGAACCGGATGATGACTGAACCAAAGATGGGTGAAAAGGAAATGGAGGCGGAGAGGGAAGAATTGTCTCCACtggaaggaagaagagaggaggagagagcagctgAGGGAAAGGTCTTGGAACAAAGGAAATATCCAGGAACAAAGGAAATACCCAGGAGCTAAGCCAAAAGCAACAAAGCCTTCATCCTCAACCACCAGCAGCACCTGGTTATCTTAAGGATTATGTGGTTGAGTTTCCGACATCAAAGGGCAAGTCCACCAGAGCTCAGTGTTGATGGATCAACTATACGTTTCAGCCATCAACCATCCCCTCTGAGCCAAGGACCGGAAACTGCTTTGGAGCAGGGAAGTGGTCTACATGAAGAACCCATGGAGGTGACTCCCACAGCACAGGTCGACCAGCTTCCTGAGGCAGGCTCCACTCACCCCTTAACTAATGGGAAATCGTGAAGCACTCTAGACGGAGTGGGAGTTTGACCAGTGGATACCCCTTTGGAAGTGGCCATGGCAGTCGCCATTCACTAGCCCTCAGCAATTCACAGACCGCTGTCCTACAAGACAGGATGAAACTATTAGCTTTGGAGGAGAGTGTCAGATTGAGGAGGAACGACAGGCTGATGAAcgatgtcaccaattggatgtgcAGGCCCGTAGAGCTCTACAGGAATTCATTGCCAAGGACCTGGCACAGCAGCGACGGCACCGTCAAGCCAGAAGGGAATTGGAGGAGGCACGGATGGTCTCATCCTTCCTGGAGAGGAATGAACAGGGAGTTGACCTGACCACCCCTCCACATGGACCTGACCTGTCTGCCTTTCTTTCCCAATCTGCCCCTCTGGTACCGCAAGGCACACAGTTCCCAGAGGCTCCGGGGTCAACAGCCAGCACGGGGGACAGGCCGCTCCACCAACGCCCTCTATGCCAGTGACACAAGTTAGCATTCCCCCATCTGGACAAAGCATCACTCCTTCGCCTTTCCGCCAATTACCAACCACGGCAAATCGTTCCTCTCATCCAGGGCCAGGCCAGTCCTCAAACATCAGGTGGGAGGGCTCTCACCCAATTCCGTCTGCCACCAATGGAGGGTCTGGGACAGTAGGGGACCGGCCCAATGAGGCCTCAGTGGGTTCATCAGAAGTCCCGGGTTTATCCTTCACGCAACCAGAAGAGGGAGCCAACATTATGAAACTTCTAGTATCCTCAGCCTATGGAATTCCCAGACCCAAACTGCCATACTTTGAGAGCGGAAAGGAGAGTGAATTTGTCCTTTTGGAAATGGCATTGGAGAGCCTACTGGGTATTCACAGTCAACTGTCAGAACGCTACAAATACCAAGTACTAATGGATAATTTACGGTTTCCCAGTGCATACAGTCTGGCCCAATCCTTTATGCACTCCCCAACACCATACACTGCAGCTCTCCAGGCCCTGAAGGCCAGATATGGTGAGCCACGCCAGCTAGTCCAGAATGAACTAAACAACATCCTGAACACCTTTCCAATTAGGCTAACCCGTACTAGCCTGATCCCCTAGTcttttaccatggtaagaccCCCATGCCTTACACCTGGGCTCTGAAATCCATGTCCTCTCAAACCCTTTCATTAGCCTGTGgatcaggggtctccaaccttttctagcatgagagctactttaaaaaaaaaatcaacagcGCAAGGTGCATTTTATTTTCTAGCTATCAAATGGGCACATTCATCTCTCCCCTGCAActctcttccctggtccttagtgtaaaAGAGAAAGTAGTGTTTCATTTTCTGTCCATATATCTGGTAAAAATAATTAAGCAATGAGGGCTGAGGTGTGGTAGATGGCGactataccacggctaagggctgttcttagcacGACGCAACATGGagtgtctggacacagcccttagccgtggtatattggccatataccactaCCCCCTGAGCTGCCTTAttcctattataaactggttaccaaagtaattagaACAATAACATGTTTTTATATACtttctgatataccacggctttcagtcaatcagcattcagggctcaaagcACCCAGTTAATAAACAACTCTAAGgggggccctataaaatctgcgATTCCGCTCCCAAAATAAATGGACTATTTTCCCCAAATTATGTTCTGTTAAATTTTTCACTCTTAAAATGACTATTGTTCATAGGGAACCAACGGAATGGGATGTTCTGAGTCCATGTGAATGCTTAAATCACATCAAGAcaatttaaaaaattataattGCGCTTTTGGCCTTTTAATTTATGCATCTAGTGATTGGAGAATTTGCCATCTATGACGTGCCGGTCTAGCGATGATTCTCTACTACTCATTTCATGGCAAAGTTTGCGAATGAGAAATAATAGATATAAATGATATACTTACTCATGATatacttttgatttgaacatgTAGATAGTTTTAGTTTTGTAAGCTAGGCTACCTATTTAATTTATGGATCAAGCCTTAGCAGTCATTCTGATCTTTGCAGTTAATGTTTAAGTGATGGTTTTGGGGACTGTATTTATGGCAACCCACAAGACAGTTATGACATCAACAGGCTACACACAGAGTGATAAACTCATgtaccacatagacacacaggcaatattgctggaaattaattggcagatattgccttatttaaaaaaaaataataataaaaatgaaaCAATTGTTTGTTAATAGTGGATAACCAGGGGTGGGATAATGTTGCGTTGATTAGATATTAGCTGGGAGTTTACGGTGTGTGATACTTATGAGATTGTTTGACAGTTTGCGGTCGAATACGTGAAAGTCAAGTGATGTCAAACGATCCATTGTGTCCAGATGCCCATCCTGGTGTTAAGCAGCGGTATTCAACGTCTGGGTCAGTGTAGTCGCCCAAAATAAACCTCTATTTTTTTACGGAGGGACTAATAATTAACAGTACAGATTATTATTTGGGACAATATATAATTGTTGCTAAGAATCATTTGAGAAATATAATTTTACTGAGTAAATGTATGTATTGGGTTCTTTTGATAAGAGATGAAAAGGCTATCAATAGAAGGTTATTTTTGATGTAAAAATGAGATTTTCCAGATTAAGGCTGTCGTTTAGAttgttttggggggagggggtcgTGGGAAATGTTAAAGTAAGCTAtggtttaaatgccaggatgttatACTCATTTGGGCTCATCTAGTTGCATTTGGTGGGCACACCTTTCCACTATACATTGGAAGAGGTGGGCTGCAAGGGATTGGCTACTCGAAGAGAACTTGGGCCTAACAAAGCTATTTATTTGGGAAGATGCTAAATAGCGAAGCTTCTGCGTGGCATTTCAAATGTAGGCTAAGTAGAGTTTGTACTCCTTAAAATGATCACGAGTATTGCATTGTAGGCTACATCTTTGAACACGGAAGTGTTATTCTTTTTTGGGGGGAGTGGAATTTCTGGCTTCTCAGTTTCTTGTTCTCTTGGCCATCAGCGCTTTTAAACTAAATAATAAACCATCTTTTGTCAGTGTGTCTGCACTAGGGACTCGGGATGTGGCTGCATTATTGATGTCATGTTAATCaggccttttgatttgaacatataGATAGGTAGTCTACAAAACAAACTATTTAATCTAGGGATCAAGCCTTAGCAGTCATTCTGATCTTGTTCCCAATGATCAGTGCTATGTTACTGTCCAGCGGTTCTGAATTTGCGATTCACCTGACTTTTTTTCTTCTGTTCAATAGtcttttgatttgaacattttGAGTTCTTGTGTGTGTACTACACCATTTAATTTATATATGCTACAGCACTTTGATTTCACTAATAAATATTTTGAAATTGAACTAAATGATCGGTTTCTGTCTTCAGTCCTTTTTAAATGAGAGATATAACatatgtcaaactcattccatgggtTTTCGCttctcccttgtacttgattaattgtcactgattagtaaggaactcccctcacctggttgtccaggtcttaattcaacagaagaagaaaaaacagcaGACACTAGGCTATAAATGGAATGAGTTATACACCACTGGGCTATATGGTCTACTGCAGTATAGGTTGAATGTGATAGGCCTACTGAGGCTGGTTATAGAGAGACTATAACTCCATTCCTGATTAGAGAAATGAATCAAATTGGAAATGTGCTATTATCAGATTGGTTAATGAAATTCATCTCTGTTGaatttggtggggggggggtcgacCCGCATGCAGCCCCACCCACTCGGCCAATCAGTAACCTGAACGGTACGTGCTAAATAGTATGTTAGCTAGTATGGGTCTTTGGCCACTGATTGTTGTTGGACCCTGAATCATACCAACCTTGGGGGGAGGGGTGTTCTAGAATGATCTCCCTTGAGAGTTCTTGTTAAACACCTTTCTGTGTCACTGTTTCATCATTGCTGTCCCCATAGGCCAGGGTAGgtggctgggactgggagctCCGGGCGACTGATGTCCCTGGTGAACAGAAGTGTTGCTAATAATGGGCCGAGTGTCGCCTAGGCCTCCACCACCTTCCCCTAGCGAGGTCGTCTGACGGTAGTTAGATGGTTCTATTGGGCTCCATGTTTTGTTTTCTCTAGCATCTTTATGGTTCGTTAATTAACCCTGCAGTTGACCGACAGGATCACTCATAATCCCCCAGTCCAGTGTGGTGTACTCAGAGGGGTTAAACTTCTCTACTGTACTATGAGCCAGCCAATAACACACTTTTTTTATGTAGAGAAGGCTGCTGTTAACACTTACTCAGCTCAACATTTTGGAGTTGGGTTTGAAGTTGAAGCCTGTGGAATATTTGCAGTGTTTGCTGAGCTAATGACAGCAGACTGGTTGTCTGTGTATTTGTATGCGAGTCTTTCATGGCAGAGCTGTTTGGGTGGCTTGTTGTGGTCGGCTTTGTGCcattggtggtgtgtgtgtgggccattAATCAACTGCTCAATGAGGACACTGCAGTTTTCTACACACCATACTACCCCTATGGGAACCTCACTCGGCAAGGTGCCCATAAGGCCagtgagaggggaagggagagggactgAGAGTGAGACAAAAGAGAGCTGTGACACATCTTGTTATGGCAACACTCACATAGTGCTTGGTAGGCCTGACCAACATCTAGTCCCATTGTAAAGAGCGTAAGACGGTATGTTTGTTTACTAAGATGCTGTGTTTGTTTAGAGACTAACCTGTATTTTTTTGTTAAAACAGGCCTACATGCAGTGTAGGGTTTAACCTCCAATTGAAAGGTACACAGTGACATCAGCATATATTTGATTATTCTAATTGAATGTTAATGTAACAGTCTGGCAAGTATCTCAGGTGGTTCTCCTTGGAGACTGGAGGCAATCTCTCTTCTGCAGGTCATGCAATACACAGAGTCGATTGCGTTTGAACTCTCCTGCTCTGTTCTACCACCAATGTTGATTTGCCCTCTTGTGGTTTCAAATGGTACTCCAGGAGCACAGTTTTTTTTAAACCCAGAGGCGCAACTTTGCGAGACTTCCTGGAACGCTTGCGAAACAGACCAGAAGTGAAAATTATTCACTttgggtgtttattttctctaaatgtaaaggcacaacctagataCTTTCCAAACACTAGCTATTGAAGCAAAACATATCCATTAGAGGTTTTTTGTATTGCTTGTGGGCCAAATGTGATCTGTGCTACAGCCCTCATGATTAATCAGATCCACTGCATTGTAATAAACTAGGTCTATATCTGTTTCCTGGACATGTGTAACATAGCCCTGATGAATCACTCACTGTCATCTCTCTTCTTAAAGGATAAAGCGGTGTAAGGACTACTATGAAGTCCTTGGCACCAGCAAGGAGGCCAATGAGGAGGAGTTGAAGAAAGCCTATAGGAAACTAGCACTCAAGTTCCACCCAGACAAAAACCAAGCCCCCGGAGCTACAGAGGCCTTCAAAAGTAAGAAGTTTCACATGCATTGTTTTTGTGTTCAGTGCCAATCACATTTATTTGGCTGTAATGTAGGCTACAGGTCTTCACAGATCCACCTGTACCCGATTTCGGGACCTGGGCGAGTCCGGAACCAGAATTCTAATGTCACAGGTCTGGGTTGGATCTGTTATGATTGACACAGGTCTCAGGTATGTGTAAATTTAACCGACTTGTCCGGAAGGTACAAATCCGAACGCAACTGCTGCAGTAGAGGGAGAGATTGTCTCATTTATGCTGCTGCTCTTGTTTTCACGAGTGGCGGTGTAGGTTGTTGGCCAATCATTAGTCATCAGTGGCAATGGGCTACAGCCATCGAGCCTTACTCCGTGTGTGGCAAAAGTTAGGAGATATCTAATCAATGGAAGATGGAATTAAAATGACTGAGTTAAAAGAGAAGAATAGTCTGCAAGAACCAATAGGTAGGCAGGCTGCTACTTATCTGAATAGAATTGTTTAACTGTAGGATCAAGAAGCGTATGCACTGCAGCCTCAGCCTTCCTTAACTAGTTTTCCCGGTTTGATGCAGTTAAGACGAGCACTACGTAATCATATTTGATGATAAATAATCCAGCTATGGCAGCTATTAGTCTACTATAGTGCCAGTCAGCTTGgttggttgctgtctctccctcccgcctGCTAGAATGGTCTCTCTCACTCAGCTCTGGTTAATAAAGTAGCTTTCAAAAATGACTTCTTCTGCTTCACCTCACTGATCGGACCGGGTCTGGAACAAGTGAGCCCCTACAGCATTGTTAGCAGCCTAAATTTGACCTGACATTAATTGAATTGGAATAGATTGAGGACTGGCAGAGTATCTACGTCTGGCACTCCGACGTGAAGTTTGCAGATCAGTGTTAAATGGAGCATCGGATCCGAACCAATGTCTACTTTTTCGCTGACTTAATGTGACACTTATTGACCATGAGTGTGTTGTGGTTCTAACAGAGATCGGCAACGCATACGCCGTGCTTAGCAACCCAGACAAGAGAAAGCAGTATGACCTCACGGGGGCGGAGGAGCCGACCAGCCCTGGCCACGCCCACAGCCAAGGGTTTGACTTCCACCGGGGCTTCGAGGCCGACATCACTCCCGAGGACCTCTTCAACATGTTCTTCGGAGGAGGATTCCCCTCTTGTAAGAGACACGCATACATTTTGAAGTTAATTTCATCCAGTGATTGTCGAGTTTGTCTCTAAGTTTAACAATTAAATACAATTGTCTTGCTCAAACATGAATGTTTATTAAATGAGTATTGTATTGCAAGTCTTTGCCGAGTCAATAACAGGGTACCTCCTCTCCACAGCGGCTGCCCACACGTTCACCAACGGCAGGGCGCGATACAGCCAGCAGACGGACCAAAGgcgggagagagcagaggagaggggagaggtatgCATGCATGTCTGGCATCTACACTGCCACATGTATACTGTGACTGTCAATATAATACCTAGTGAGTCTGGGGTAACTTCAGGTCAGACCTCCATAGCAGACCCCCCTCTACAAGCTATGGGAGTCTCGGCAGCATATTGCAGGCTCTGTTTTAGTGAAGGACGCAACCGTTCCAGCCTTGACTGGGATGAGCTCTGGTTAATTTCGGTGTGCTACATAGTAAAGCAGGGAAACATGCAAAGTCACGAACAGGACAGTACATGTCTTAAAATATGAAAtagtaatatatgccatttagctgaCTCTTTTATCCCAGGCGgcttagtcatgcgtgcatacattttacgtatgggtgatcctgggaatcaaacccactatcctgccgttgcaagtgccatgctctaccaactgagctgcaggacaaaaTAGTGTATGCTTAGTGATTTTTGTCATCTGTTTTCCAGGGAGGGTTCTCCATGTTTATCCAGCTGATACCCATCGTTGTACTCATCCTGGTGTCCATCTTGAGCCAACTGATGGTGTCTacccccccctacagcctctactCCAGACcgtacgtgtacacacacacgctgggGTCGTGCTCAGTATGGATCACAGTACTTAAAGGTTTTGCCACAGAAAATGAAAATCTGTGTTCATATTGGACACATCATGCATTTAAGTGGTACCACTCAGTTTCAAAATGTTTTCTCCCACCTGAACATGGCCCAGGCCTTTTATTCTGTACCCCTGCTCCACATGCACGGTGCTGAAAAATACTGTCCAATGGTGACATGGTTGGTGTATGTAACGGACACACCTACCAGTAAAGTACTGATGCATTTGTGTGCGTTTGATCATTCCCATTGCCTCTTCTCTTCACCAGGTATAAAAAGCTATACATCTCGCTGCTCTCAGAACAGCCGTATGTAACCTGatgcctgtcctctgtcctctccaggtCCACGGGCCAGACGGTGAGACGGCAGAC from Oncorhynchus masou masou isolate Uvic2021 chromosome 20, UVic_Omas_1.1, whole genome shotgun sequence includes these protein-coding regions:
- the LOC135507057 gene encoding dnaJ homolog subfamily B member 14-like → MEGNRDEAEKCISIATKALEAGDKDKAVKFLNKAEKLYPTYKAKALLDTLTRNGSSAGNGAHCRQRTTDSSSESTKARAGGQDQEAGGGEPSTKGFTKDQVEGVQRIKRCKDYYEVLGTSKEANEEELKKAYRKLALKFHPDKNQAPGATEAFKKIGNAYAVLSNPDKRKQYDLTGAEEPTSPGHAHSQGFDFHRGFEADITPEDLFNMFFGGGFPSSAAHTFTNGRARYSQQTDQRRERAEERGEGGFSMFIQLIPIVVLILVSILSQLMVSTPPYSLYSRPSTGQTVRRQTENLRVDYYVNRDFKTEYKGSNLQKIEKNVEEDYVSNVRNNCWKERQTKTDLLYAAKVYRDDRLRKKAELMTMDNCKELDRLNDLFRGG